One window of the Pyrinomonadaceae bacterium genome contains the following:
- a CDS encoding redoxin domain-containing protein, with amino-acid sequence MKAYQADIAKFEATDTQVFGVSVDSVPANREFARKEGITFPLLSDFAKRSVVKDYGIFSEEGGYGNRATFVIDKNGIIQHIKEGNEAIDPTSAMDTCNILTHKKATQ; translated from the coding sequence ATGAAGGCGTATCAGGCTGATATCGCCAAATTCGAAGCGACCGACACACAGGTTTTTGGCGTTAGCGTTGACAGCGTTCCCGCTAATCGCGAATTCGCCAGGAAAGAAGGCATCACGTTTCCGTTGCTCAGCGACTTCGCCAAGCGCTCCGTTGTGAAGGACTACGGCATTTTCAGTGAAGAAGGCGGCTATGGAAATCGCGCGACCTTTGTGATCGACAAGAACGGAATTATTCAACACATCAAGGAAGGCAACGAGGCGATTGACCCAACCAGTGCCATGGACACCTGCAACATCCTGACGCACAAGAAAGCCACGCAATAG
- a CDS encoding M15 family metallopeptidase: MQSYLNKTFVIGDPQARLREGEDLLAFVMENNQPKLIPNGTEVRIIDARVLRDLVFVNVENFGWTAATNLKNKFLNETVGVFPPQDDNQKGANAAWDAGRFLKQITLIQIVGADNQLKFISEDIADEYLALVNAAAADGVLMPLKSGFRTYPKQAFLRDGWERRRPGFNLAAKPGFSNHQDGFAYDFAISGYEGNPLYDWMKRNGPRHGFVRTVNNEPWHWEYRPAIAQTGAFKAPGVTR, from the coding sequence ATGCAAAGCTATCTCAATAAGACTTTCGTCATAGGCGATCCGCAGGCAAGACTCCGCGAGGGAGAGGACCTGTTGGCGTTCGTGATGGAAAACAACCAGCCGAAGCTAATACCGAACGGTACTGAGGTTCGCATCATTGATGCGCGTGTCCTGCGCGACCTGGTTTTCGTGAACGTCGAGAATTTTGGCTGGACGGCAGCCACCAACCTCAAGAACAAGTTCCTCAATGAGACGGTAGGCGTGTTCCCGCCGCAAGACGACAATCAGAAGGGCGCAAACGCAGCTTGGGATGCGGGCAGGTTCCTGAAACAAATCACGCTCATCCAGATCGTCGGCGCCGACAACCAGTTGAAGTTCATCTCGGAAGACATTGCGGACGAGTATCTCGCTCTGGTAAACGCCGCGGCGGCGGACGGAGTGCTGATGCCGCTGAAAAGCGGCTTTCGAACCTATCCGAAACAGGCGTTTCTTCGTGACGGTTGGGAGCGGCGCCGGCCGGGATTTAACCTGGCCGCGAAGCCTGGCTTTTCAAACCATCAGGATGGATTTGCATATGACTTTGCGATTAGCGGTTATGAAGGAAATCCGCTTTACGACTGGATGAAGCGGAACGGCCCACGTCACGGATTTGTCCGGACGGTGAATAATGAACCGTGGCATTGGGAGTATCGCCCGGCAATCGCCCAGACCGGAGCGTTCAAAGCGCCGGGAGTCACCAGGTAG